The genomic DNA TAATTGTCAGActtttttaaatcttttattcTATCTTCTAcatcctttttgttttttcatctcTGTGTATCACAAAGCCAATATTTTGGATATTTCTACTGTCATTGtaggaataaaaaaaaacaacatgttttctttttccctgAAGAAACTCTGGAGATGTTTCAAGATCTGTAATATATAAATCAATTTTGTCTGTTTAGGTGGACGGACAAGGGGTGAAAAATACAGAGAAGGAAGCTTCAGAAGAAGATTCTGGGGATCCAGATGGACCTGATACATCCTCTTTTACTGCCTTCCTCATCTCCCTTTTATCATCATCAGACACTGGTAGTCATCCTGTAGAGGATTTAAATGAGCGCCATGCTGAGATGGGAGATGCAGCTTCAGCATCAGAGATCAGGGAAAATAGTGGAAAGAAAAGTCTACTTTCCAGAGGCAAGCAATCACTGGGCAGAGCTATAAACAAAGCAGCTAAACTAAGTGGTTTTAGACAAAGCTCAGAGCCAAAAACTAAGGCGGTAAATGAATCAAAACTGGTTGAACATGAGAGGAGGCCTGTAAAGGTTCCACAAGAGATTGCATCACATTTTGTCTACCAGACATGTCTGAACCATCATTGCTTCTTTCAGAAGATTTGCGAAATGCTCTTTATGCAGCACTGCCATCTCTGGTCCAGGGGAGGAATTGGCTTCTGCTTTATAGGTGCTGAAACATATCCTTATATGTTACTATATCGTGTAGATAAACACAAGCACCTCATATCTGTATTTTTGTGAGAATAAATTGCGGTGCTTATGTAATCTCTTCTCGTCTGATGCAGTACTTGGAGGCATGGGATATCCCTATCAACTTTGTACAGAAGAAGCATGCTTTGCCCTGGCTACTCTCTGTTGGTACACTCCCATATTACCTCTTCAGAATTTGGTTAATTTGGTTGCTAATGGTTGCATTTTCCACCCCTGAGATTTGTTCCTTTTGCAGTCAGAAATATTtagaagaaacagaaaaaaggGTTTTCATAATATTTCATTCATCAATTTGTGAAGAATGTTAATGATATCAGAATAGTATTGATTTGTGAAGAATGTAACTGCTACAAAGTTTTGATAGGTGCGATGGCTTCATATTCTAACTCTTAAGTAGATGGAATTCAGTTGACAATCTGTAAAAGTACTTAAATTTGAGTATGCTTTTGATTGTAAGCTTAAAAGGCTATTGTAGTATGAGCCAGGATTCCAATCATGCGGTTGCAGGATTTATTGAATGTGGCTAATTTTAGTAATGTGTGTTCACTTAAATTTGTATGACCTAAGCTGTATGCCTATTCTCCATTTGCTCTTATTTCCAGCATAAAATTTATTGTAGTATGATCTTATCAAATtcgaaatattttaatattctgCAGGTTCTTTATTATATATCATGATTGCGAAAGATGCTTTTTCATATTCTGTCCTGCACCATAAAATTTCAAGCCTCTTTCTATGATCACtttgtatatatttattttccttCTCAGGTTGTTGGGGATCAAAAAGGTGCAGTTTTTGGTGGCTTAGTGGAGGCACCATTGTGCCCTACCAATAGGAAAAAGTATCAGGTGCTTGGAGGCTGGAAATTTATGTTGTTCCTTGATTATCTATTATTGACATTTATTGAACAGTTTCTGGTTTACTTCTACTTTTTTATGTTGCACTTATTT from Phoenix dactylifera cultivar Barhee BC4 unplaced genomic scaffold, palm_55x_up_171113_PBpolish2nd_filt_p 001043F, whole genome shotgun sequence includes the following:
- the LOC120107847 gene encoding TLD domain-containing protein 2-like isoform X2; the encoded protein is MPSLRSKAVHLVSDLTTVILNPISDEPSKPPVDGQGVKNTEKEASEEDSGDPDGPDTSSFTAFLISLLSSSDTGSHPVEDLNERHAEMGDAASASEIRENSGKKSLLSREDLRNALYAALPSLVQGRNWLLLYSTWRHGISLSTLYRRSMLCPGYSLLVVGDQKGAVFGGLVEAPLCPTNRKKYQGTNRSFVFTNLSSHPVIYRPTGSPHQSTSIWSLLLSFLSTK
- the LOC120107847 gene encoding uncharacterized protein LOC120107847 isoform X1, with the translated sequence MPSLRSKAVHLVSDLTTVILNPISDEPSKPPVDGQGVKNTEKEASEEDSGDPDGPDTSSFTAFLISLLSSSDTGSHPVEDLNERHAEMGDAASASEIRENSGKKSLLSRGKQSLGRAINKAAKLSGFRQSSEPKTKAVNESKLVEHERRPVKVPQEIASHFVYQTCLNHHCFFQKICEMLFMQHCHLWSRGGIGFCFIVLGGMGYPYQLCTEEACFALATLCWLLGIKKVQFLVA